In the genome of Polaribacter sp. MED152, one region contains:
- a CDS encoding ABC transporter ATP-binding protein, with the protein MNKKQENIVLRTENLSIGYQSRKSKIVVANDINLELKQQNLITVLGKNGIGKSTFLRTLAKVQNPLNGLVFINEKKLELYSNKEISKLLSLVLTERLPESQLTVFELVALGRQPYTNWIDKLSEVDIEKISTAIKQTEIEHLQQKYFYELSDGQLQRVLIARALAQDTDIIILDEPTAHLDLHHTLKIFTLLKKLVDETSKTIIISTHQVNLALQFSDSIVLFKDNEVLSGSVDELNKTQALDNLFPNQIIKYNSNLKQFVIKRN; encoded by the coding sequence ATGAATAAAAAGCAAGAAAATATCGTTTTAAGAACTGAAAACTTAAGTATTGGTTACCAAAGCAGAAAAAGTAAAATTGTTGTAGCAAATGACATCAACTTAGAATTAAAACAGCAAAATTTAATTACAGTTTTAGGTAAAAACGGAATAGGTAAATCTACTTTTTTAAGAACCTTAGCAAAAGTACAAAACCCTTTAAATGGTCTGGTTTTTATCAATGAGAAAAAATTAGAATTGTATTCAAATAAAGAAATATCGAAGCTATTAAGTTTAGTGCTTACAGAGCGTTTACCTGAAAGTCAATTAACCGTTTTTGAGCTTGTTGCTTTGGGGAGACAACCTTATACGAATTGGATTGATAAATTATCTGAGGTTGATATCGAAAAAATTTCAACAGCTATAAAACAAACCGAGATTGAACATCTTCAACAAAAATATTTCTACGAATTGAGTGATGGTCAATTACAACGCGTTTTAATTGCAAGAGCTTTAGCACAAGATACAGATATCATTATTTTAGATGAGCCAACAGCACATTTAGATCTTCATCATACGTTAAAGATTTTTACACTTCTTAAAAAGCTGGTAGATGAAACATCAAAAACTATTATAATTTCCACACATCAAGTGAATTTAGCTCTTCAATTTTCTGATTCAATTGTATTATTTAAAGATAATGAAGTACTTTCAGGATCTGTTGACGAACTAAATAAAACTCAAGCTTTAGATAATTTATTTCCTAATCAGATCATAAAATACAACTCGAATCTTAAACAGTTTGTTATTAAGAGGAACTAA
- a CDS encoding non-canonical purine NTP diphosphatase, which produces MKLVFATNNLNKLKEVQEMLPSSIELLSLKDINCNEEVDETENTLQGNAKLKADYITKNYGYNCFADDTGLEVEALDGKPGVYSARFAGEPRSAERNMQKLLDELKNKSNRNAQFRTAICLNLDDKQFLFEGICTGEILHSKQGDKGFGYDPIFKPTNYNESFSTMSAAEKNKISHRGIAVQKLVDFLKNY; this is translated from the coding sequence ATGAAACTCGTTTTTGCCACCAACAATTTAAATAAATTAAAAGAAGTACAAGAAATGTTGCCAAGCTCAATTGAATTATTAAGCTTAAAAGACATTAATTGCAATGAAGAAGTGGACGAAACCGAAAACACTTTACAAGGTAATGCTAAACTAAAGGCAGATTACATTACCAAAAATTACGGTTACAATTGTTTTGCTGATGATACTGGTTTAGAAGTAGAAGCTTTAGATGGTAAACCTGGTGTTTATTCTGCAAGATTTGCTGGTGAACCTAGAAGCGCTGAGCGAAACATGCAAAAATTACTTGATGAGCTAAAAAATAAATCAAACAGAAATGCTCAGTTTAGAACAGCAATCTGTTTAAATTTAGACGATAAACAGTTTTTATTTGAAGGAATTTGTACAGGTGAAATTTTACATAGTAAACAAGGTGATAAAGGTTTTGGGTATGACCCTATCTTTAAACCAACCAATTACAATGAATCTTTTTCAACTATGAGTGCTGCCGAAAAAAACAAAATTTCTCATAGGGGTATTGCTGTGCAAAAACTTGTTGACTTTTTGAAAAATTATTAA
- a CDS encoding M28 family metallopeptidase, with amino-acid sequence MKKILYVAGAIAFMACSTSKEASKEDANVDQAAKYAATITAKDLGNHLFTYASDEFQGRETGEPGQKMAVEYLKNFYVSQGIVSPIGGDDYFQEVPAEWINKNTRRGTFKDSENVVAFIEGSEKPEEIVVISAHLDHEGVKNGQVYNGADDDGSGTVAMLEIAEAFQMAAKAGKGPKRSILFLHVTGEEKGLLGSKYYTDVDPIFPLENTVCDLNIDMIGRTDSRHKADPNYVYLIGSDKLSTELHTISEAMNDKYTNINLDYKYNDENDPNRFYYRSDHYNFVKNNVPIIFYFNGTHVDYHKPTDTPDKINYELLENRARLVFHTAWEVANKETRIIADKAKKEETEK; translated from the coding sequence ATGAAAAAAATACTTTATGTTGCAGGTGCAATCGCTTTTATGGCTTGCAGTACTAGCAAAGAAGCATCTAAAGAAGATGCAAATGTAGATCAAGCAGCAAAATACGCAGCAACAATTACAGCTAAAGATTTAGGTAATCACCTTTTTACTTATGCCTCAGATGAATTTCAAGGTAGAGAAACTGGAGAACCTGGTCAAAAAATGGCTGTAGAATACTTAAAAAACTTTTATGTAAGTCAAGGTATTGTGAGCCCAATTGGTGGAGATGATTATTTTCAAGAAGTACCTGCAGAGTGGATTAATAAAAACACGAGAAGAGGAACTTTTAAAGATTCTGAAAACGTGGTTGCTTTTATAGAAGGCTCTGAAAAACCAGAAGAAATCGTAGTAATTTCTGCACATTTAGACCATGAAGGAGTTAAAAATGGTCAAGTTTATAATGGTGCAGATGATGATGGTTCTGGTACTGTTGCAATGTTAGAAATTGCTGAAGCATTTCAAATGGCAGCAAAAGCTGGTAAAGGGCCAAAAAGATCTATTTTATTTTTACACGTAACTGGAGAAGAAAAAGGACTTTTAGGTTCTAAATACTACACAGATGTAGATCCTATTTTTCCTTTAGAAAATACAGTTTGTGATTTAAATATTGATATGATTGGTAGAACTGATAGCAGACATAAAGCAGATCCTAACTACGTATATTTAATTGGTTCAGATAAGTTAAGTACAGAATTACATACTATTTCTGAAGCTATGAACGATAAATATACCAACATCAACTTAGATTATAAATATAATGATGAGAACGATCCTAACCGTTTTTACTACAGATCAGATCATTATAACTTTGTAAAAAACAATGTGCCAATTATCTTTTATTTTAACGGAACTCACGTTGATTACCATAAACCAACTGATACTCCAGATAAAATTAACTATGAGTTATTAGAAAACAGAGCACGTTTAGTTTTTCATACTGCTTGGGAAGTTGCTAATAAAGAAACCAGAATTATAGCTGACAAAGCTAAAAAAGAGGAAACTGAGAAATAG
- the hisS gene encoding histidine--tRNA ligase: MKPSIPKGTRDFSPTEVANRSYIMNTIKTTFETFGFQPIETPSFENSSTLMGKYGEEGDRLIFKILNSGDFLKKADAQLLADKESTKVTSQISEKALRYDLTVPFARYVVQHQNEITFPFKRYQVQPVWRADRPQKGRFREFYQCDADVVGSKSLWQEAEFIQLFDTVFTKLGLTETTIKINNRKILSGIAEVIGAQDKLIDFTVALDKLDKIGQAKVEEEMLAKGISEEAIQKVQPLFNFKGSNLENLDALDLMLAASDEGLQGVKELRFVINATTELGLQSANLEVDVTLARGLNYYTGAIFEVSAPKGVKMGSIGGGGRYDDLTGIFGMKDVSGVGISFGLDRIYLVLEELGLFKSVDLPKPKVLFINFGDAEGLYCMKAISELRKYNIKAELYPDAAKMKKQMTYANNRAIEYVVLAGSQEVAQEVFTLKNMITGEQQQCSKAELVNKLQ; this comes from the coding sequence ATGAAACCAAGCATTCCAAAAGGAACTAGAGATTTTTCACCAACAGAAGTAGCCAATCGTTCTTATATTATGAACACTATTAAAACTACTTTCGAAACTTTCGGATTTCAGCCCATAGAAACTCCGAGTTTTGAAAACTCATCAACTTTAATGGGTAAATATGGTGAAGAAGGTGATAGGCTTATTTTCAAAATTTTAAATTCTGGAGACTTTCTTAAGAAGGCAGATGCACAATTATTGGCAGATAAAGAAAGTACAAAAGTAACTTCACAGATTTCTGAAAAAGCTTTAAGGTATGATCTTACTGTGCCTTTTGCAAGGTATGTAGTTCAGCATCAAAATGAAATCACGTTTCCTTTTAAACGTTATCAAGTACAGCCTGTTTGGAGAGCAGATCGTCCTCAAAAAGGTCGTTTTAGAGAGTTTTATCAGTGTGATGCAGATGTAGTAGGTAGTAAATCTTTATGGCAAGAAGCAGAATTTATACAATTGTTTGATACTGTTTTTACTAAATTAGGTTTAACAGAAACTACTATAAAAATTAATAATAGAAAAATCTTATCTGGAATTGCAGAAGTAATTGGGGCTCAAGATAAACTGATAGATTTTACTGTTGCTTTAGATAAGTTAGATAAAATTGGGCAAGCTAAAGTAGAAGAAGAAATGCTAGCAAAAGGTATTTCTGAAGAAGCCATTCAAAAAGTACAACCATTATTTAATTTTAAAGGCTCTAACCTAGAAAATTTAGATGCTTTAGATCTTATGTTAGCTGCTTCAGATGAGGGCTTACAAGGTGTTAAAGAATTAAGATTTGTAATAAATGCAACTACAGAATTAGGCTTGCAATCTGCAAATTTAGAAGTAGATGTAACTTTGGCCAGAGGTTTAAATTATTACACAGGAGCAATTTTTGAAGTTTCAGCACCAAAAGGCGTGAAAATGGGTTCTATTGGAGGAGGAGGAAGATATGATGATTTAACTGGTATTTTCGGAATGAAAGATGTTTCTGGAGTAGGAATTTCTTTTGGTTTAGACCGAATTTATTTAGTGCTAGAAGAACTGGGTTTATTCAAATCTGTAGATTTACCTAAGCCTAAAGTATTGTTTATTAATTTTGGAGATGCTGAAGGTTTGTATTGCATGAAAGCCATTTCTGAACTTAGAAAATACAATATTAAAGCAGAATTATATCCAGATGCTGCTAAGATGAAAAAGCAAATGACGTATGCTAATAACAGAGCAATAGAATATGTGGTTTTAGCTGGTTCTCAAGAAGTAGCACAAGAGGTATTCACATTAAAAAATATGATTACTGGAGAACAACAACAATGTTCTAAAGCAGAATTAGTAAATAAATTACAATAA
- a CDS encoding iron ABC transporter permease, with amino-acid sequence MQTKNYTLHFIILSWLLLLLFFVNVSLGSVSIPIEDIFTTLFGGLPTKESWTTIILNYRLPKAITAILVGSGLSICGLLMQTLFRNPLAGPFVLGISSGASLGVALLILGSSFLGGILISPNLSSWSLPIAASLGAFLVLTAVIVAANKVRNIMSILIIGLMFGSLTSALISVLAYFSQAEQIQQYLFWSFGSLGNLSWTEISVFASIYGIGMLGSLIIIKPLNSFLLGENYAKSLGINIKRNRNIILLITSILAGVITAFSGPIAFVGLAVPHIAKLLFTTSNHKILIPSVALLGGIILLICDAIAQLPTSEFTLPINAITSLFGAPVVIWLLIRKKKIFI; translated from the coding sequence ATGCAAACCAAAAACTACACACTACATTTTATAATATTATCATGGCTTTTGCTGTTATTGTTCTTTGTAAATGTAAGTCTAGGCTCAGTTTCAATTCCTATAGAAGATATATTTACAACTCTTTTTGGTGGATTACCTACTAAAGAAAGTTGGACTACCATTATTTTAAATTATAGATTACCAAAAGCAATTACTGCTATTTTAGTTGGTTCTGGTTTATCAATCTGTGGTTTACTAATGCAAACTTTATTTAGAAATCCTTTAGCAGGCCCATTTGTTTTAGGTATTTCTTCTGGGGCAAGTTTAGGCGTTGCTCTTTTAATTTTAGGATCTTCTTTTTTAGGAGGCATTCTAATATCACCTAACTTGTCTAGTTGGTCTTTACCAATTGCAGCGAGTTTAGGAGCTTTTTTAGTGTTAACAGCTGTAATTGTAGCAGCAAATAAAGTTAGAAACATTATGTCAATACTTATTATTGGTTTAATGTTTGGCAGTTTAACTTCGGCCTTAATTAGTGTTCTTGCCTACTTTTCTCAAGCTGAACAAATTCAACAATATTTATTTTGGAGCTTTGGTAGTTTAGGAAATTTAAGTTGGACAGAAATTTCTGTATTTGCGTCTATTTATGGTATTGGTATGTTAGGTAGCTTAATCATTATTAAACCTCTAAATAGTTTTTTGCTGGGAGAAAATTATGCAAAAAGTTTAGGTATTAACATTAAAAGAAATAGAAATATTATTTTATTAATCACAAGTATTTTAGCTGGTGTAATTACTGCCTTTTCAGGACCAATTGCTTTTGTTGGTCTAGCTGTACCTCATATTGCTAAATTGCTTTTTACAACTTCTAATCATAAAATCTTAATACCTTCTGTTGCTTTATTAGGTGGAATTATATTGCTTATTTGTGATGCAATTGCTCAGTTACCTACAAGTGAATTTACGCTACCAATAAACGCTATTACTTCTTTATTTGGTGCCCCTGTTGTAATCTGGTTATTAATTCGAAAAAAGAAAATTTTTATTTAA
- the folE gene encoding GTP cyclohydrolase I FolE, producing MNEERIEEIGENHVGTSAKTPLRADAFDISDDEKIKRIEESVKDILNTLGMDLTDDSLQGTPKRVAKAFVNEIFMGLNPKHKPKASTFDNNYNYGEMLVEKNIVVYSTCEHHLLPIIGRAHVAYISDGKVIGLSKMNRIVEYFAKRPQVQERLTMQVVQAMQEALGTDDVACVIDAKHLCVNSRGIKDIESSTVTAEFGGKFKNKETKREFLDYLKLETEFD from the coding sequence ATGAACGAAGAAAGAATTGAAGAAATAGGAGAAAACCACGTAGGTACTTCTGCAAAAACTCCATTAAGAGCAGATGCTTTTGATATTTCTGATGATGAAAAAATAAAGAGAATTGAAGAAAGTGTTAAAGATATTTTAAACACTTTAGGTATGGATTTAACAGATGATAGTTTGCAAGGAACTCCAAAGAGAGTGGCTAAAGCCTTTGTAAATGAAATCTTTATGGGTTTAAATCCGAAACATAAACCAAAGGCATCTACATTTGATAATAATTACAATTATGGTGAAATGTTAGTAGAAAAAAACATTGTGGTTTATTCTACTTGCGAGCACCATTTATTACCTATCATTGGTAGAGCACATGTTGCTTATATATCAGATGGTAAAGTAATAGGTTTATCTAAAATGAATAGAATTGTTGAGTACTTTGCAAAAAGACCTCAAGTTCAAGAGCGTTTAACAATGCAAGTTGTACAAGCAATGCAAGAAGCACTTGGTACAGATGATGTAGCTTGTGTTATTGATGCAAAGCATTTATGTGTAAATTCAAGAGGAATTAAAGATATTGAAAGCTCTACAGTAACTGCAGAGTTTGGTGGTAAGTTTAAAAATAAAGAAACAAAAAGAGAGTTTTTAGATTATTTAAAACTAGAAACAGAATTTGATTGA
- a CDS encoding YihY/virulence factor BrkB family protein: MSKIAEDKFDKIPVVNSLVKLGKKIKVPGLKGMSLYDVLEMYLIGIVEGALTTRASGIAYSFFMAIFPFLLFILTLIPYVPIDGAQEGLLSIISDVLPPKTFDAVDTVIIDIINNQYGGLLSFGFIGSIFLMTNGVNAIFGGFEFSYHVKEIRNIFRAYFIAMFVSFVIVAFLLITVVIIIFFELILKDYVTLAWLEDNLIWIQLVRGSIFLAMIFITVSMLYHYGVKEGKYSRFFSPGAVFTTVLSVLSFYLFGFYVTEFAKYNELYGSIGTLLILMLFIWLNAIILLLGFELNASIYSLRVRNKSKASPENL, encoded by the coding sequence ATGTCTAAAATTGCTGAAGATAAATTTGATAAAATTCCTGTGGTTAACTCTTTAGTTAAGCTAGGAAAAAAAATTAAGGTGCCTGGTTTAAAGGGCATGTCTTTGTACGATGTTTTAGAAATGTATTTAATAGGCATTGTAGAAGGAGCATTAACCACAAGAGCAAGTGGAATTGCTTACAGCTTTTTTATGGCTATTTTTCCTTTTCTTTTATTTATTCTAACCTTAATACCTTATGTGCCCATAGATGGTGCTCAAGAAGGTTTACTTTCTATTATTAGTGATGTTTTGCCACCCAAAACTTTTGATGCTGTTGATACAGTTATTATTGATATTATCAACAATCAATATGGAGGTTTGCTATCTTTTGGTTTTATAGGGTCTATTTTTTTAATGACTAATGGTGTAAATGCAATTTTTGGTGGATTTGAATTTTCGTATCACGTAAAAGAAATTCGTAATATTTTTAGAGCCTACTTTATAGCCATGTTTGTGTCTTTTGTAATTGTGGCTTTTCTATTAATAACTGTGGTTATAATAATCTTTTTTGAATTGATTTTAAAAGATTATGTAACCCTAGCTTGGTTAGAAGATAATTTAATTTGGATTCAATTAGTGCGTGGTTCTATATTCTTAGCCATGATATTTATTACAGTTTCTATGCTTTATCATTATGGAGTAAAAGAAGGTAAATACTCTAGATTCTTTTCTCCAGGAGCTGTTTTTACAACAGTTTTATCAGTATTGTCATTTTACCTTTTTGGTTTTTATGTTACTGAATTTGCAAAGTACAATGAGTTGTATGGTTCTATAGGTACCTTGTTAATTTTAATGCTATTTATTTGGCTAAATGCCATTATTCTTCTTTTAGGTTTCGAGTTAAACGCATCTATTTATTCTTTGCGTGTTCGAAATAAAAGCAAAGCTAGCCCTGAAAATTTGTAA
- the rlmH gene encoding 23S rRNA (pseudouridine(1915)-N(3))-methyltransferase RlmH codes for MKIKLLAIGKTDNKQLSLLIDEYQNRLKHYIKFELDIIPDIKNVKNLSELQQKEKEGEQILKKLQNTDVLVLLDDKGKHFTSIEFSKYLQKKMNAGLKQLVLVIGGPYGFSDAVYQKAQGKISLSKMTFSHQMIRLFIVEQLYRGFTILKNEPYHHE; via the coding sequence ATGAAAATTAAACTTTTAGCGATAGGAAAAACAGATAATAAACAATTATCATTATTGATAGATGAGTATCAAAACCGTTTAAAACACTATATAAAGTTTGAGTTAGATATTATACCAGACATTAAAAATGTTAAAAATTTAAGCGAACTTCAGCAGAAAGAAAAAGAGGGCGAACAAATTTTAAAGAAACTACAAAATACAGATGTTTTGGTTTTGTTAGATGATAAAGGAAAGCATTTTACTTCTATCGAGTTTTCTAAATATTTACAAAAAAAGATGAATGCTGGTTTGAAACAGTTGGTTTTAGTTATTGGTGGTCCTTATGGTTTTTCTGATGCTGTATACCAAAAAGCACAAGGTAAAATATCGCTTTCTAAAATGACGTTTTCTCACCAAATGATTCGTCTTTTTATCGTTGAACAATTGTATAGAGGTTTCACCATTTTAAAGAATGAACCCTATCATCATGAGTAG
- a CDS encoding DUF1569 domain-containing protein → MKNIFSKEITEEVIDRINKLSKDTQPDWGTMSVAQMLAHCSVTYEMVYTNRHQKPNAFTRWILKTIVKRAVVSEKPYPKNSRTAPQFLITDQKDFLKEKKRLENYIIQTQELGKSHFDGKESNSFGKLTSEEWNNMFYKHLDHHLTQFGV, encoded by the coding sequence ATGAAAAACATTTTTAGCAAAGAAATTACGGAAGAAGTAATTGATCGAATCAATAAACTTTCTAAGGATACACAACCAGATTGGGGTACAATGTCTGTAGCACAAATGTTGGCACATTGCAGTGTAACTTACGAAATGGTTTACACCAACAGACATCAGAAGCCAAACGCTTTTACAAGGTGGATTCTTAAAACAATTGTTAAAAGGGCAGTAGTGTCAGAAAAGCCATATCCTAAAAATAGTAGAACAGCTCCTCAGTTTCTAATTACAGATCAAAAGGATTTTTTAAAAGAGAAGAAGAGGTTAGAAAATTATATTATTCAAACTCAAGAATTGGGTAAGTCACATTTTGATGGTAAAGAATCTAATTCGTTTGGTAAACTTACATCAGAAGAATGGAATAATATGTTCTACAAACATTTAGATCATCACTTAACTCAATTTGGAGTATAA
- a CDS encoding HEAT repeat domain-containing protein produces the protein MKLEDFIKDNKSSFSNEQISKKADANFEKMLKQKLHQPKKSRVVYLRYMSVAACLAIIFSLAFWFTNRDSISKEEQELLANLDADSAGKRLEGVYAFNDEYQKEDTRIINRLIQILHQDENANVKIATIDGLLQFPKNEKIRKNLITALENEDKPLVQIKLIKALSILRENRAQKPLEKIINSKQTYPIVKNNATLAMANINK, from the coding sequence ATGAAATTAGAAGATTTTATTAAAGACAATAAAAGCTCCTTTTCAAATGAGCAAATATCTAAAAAAGCTGATGCTAATTTTGAGAAAATGTTAAAACAAAAATTACATCAACCTAAAAAAAGTAGAGTTGTGTATTTAAGATATATGTCTGTAGCTGCCTGTCTTGCAATCATTTTTTCTCTTGCGTTTTGGTTTACAAACAGAGACTCAATTTCTAAAGAAGAACAAGAATTATTGGCAAACTTAGATGCAGATTCAGCAGGAAAACGTTTAGAAGGTGTTTATGCCTTTAATGATGAATATCAAAAAGAAGATACTAGAATAATAAACAGACTAATTCAAATTTTGCATCAAGATGAAAATGCAAATGTAAAAATTGCAACGATTGATGGTTTATTGCAATTTCCAAAAAATGAAAAAATAAGAAAGAATTTAATAACTGCTCTAGAGAATGAAGATAAACCTTTGGTGCAAATTAAATTAATAAAAGCATTAAGTATTTTAAGAGAAAATCGTGCACAAAAACCTCTTGAAAAAATCATTAATAGTAAACAAACATATCCTATAGTTAAAAATAATGCAACATTAGCTATGGCAAATATTAATAAATAA
- a CDS encoding pentapeptide repeat-containing protein, which translates to MLDFFDNETFTKVDFTKTKISKGEYDNCTFTNCNFESLHASNIQFVECDFIDCNFSNTIVTNTVFKEISFLNCKMIGVKFNECDPFLLQFSFKDCQLNFSSFYQLKIPNTKFINCNLEEVDFTESILSNALFDKCNLKNTTFERSNIEKTDFRTSANFSFSLEENQVKGAKFSKENLVGLLSKYKIVID; encoded by the coding sequence ATGTTAGACTTTTTTGATAATGAAACTTTTACAAAAGTTGATTTTACGAAAACTAAAATCAGCAAAGGAGAATATGATAATTGTACATTCACGAATTGTAATTTTGAAAGTTTACATGCCTCAAACATTCAATTTGTGGAATGCGATTTTATAGATTGTAATTTTAGCAATACAATTGTCACCAATACTGTATTTAAAGAAATTTCATTTTTAAATTGTAAAATGATTGGCGTAAAATTCAATGAATGTGATCCTTTTTTGCTTCAATTTAGTTTTAAAGATTGTCAACTAAATTTTAGTTCTTTTTATCAATTAAAAATTCCGAATACTAAATTTATCAATTGTAATTTAGAGGAAGTAGATTTTACTGAGAGTATTTTAAGTAATGCATTGTTTGATAAATGCAATTTAAAAAACACCACTTTTGAAAGATCTAATATAGAAAAAACTGATTTTAGAACTTCTGCAAATTTTAGTTTTAGCTTAGAAGAAAACCAAGTAAAAGGTGCAAAATTTAGTAAAGAAAATCTTGTTGGTCTTTTATCAAAATATAAAATTGTTATAGATTAG
- a CDS encoding RNA polymerase sigma factor: MNTKQLIQGCKSNNYQAQMQVYNAYKNMMFGTAVRILKSREEAEDIVQDCFIKAFEKITHLKEDANLGAWLKRIVINKSIDVSKSKHKFIVSDEYDALEKEEEEINDNLEQTPSIKFVKECMASLKDKYSVVLSLYLIEEYTHKEIAEMLNTKESTIRNQFRRGKQQLLKLIKKQDL; encoded by the coding sequence TTGAATACCAAACAACTCATACAAGGATGTAAATCTAACAATTACCAAGCCCAAATGCAGGTTTATAATGCTTATAAAAATATGATGTTTGGAACAGCAGTAAGAATTTTAAAGAGTAGAGAAGAAGCCGAAGATATAGTTCAAGATTGTTTTATAAAAGCATTCGAAAAAATAACTCATTTAAAAGAGGATGCAAATTTAGGTGCTTGGTTAAAAAGAATTGTAATTAATAAATCTATAGATGTTTCTAAATCAAAACACAAGTTCATAGTATCTGACGAATACGATGCTTTAGAAAAAGAAGAAGAAGAAATTAATGATAATTTAGAGCAAACTCCATCTATAAAATTTGTTAAAGAATGTATGGCTAGTTTAAAAGATAAATACAGTGTTGTGCTTTCTCTTTATTTGATAGAAGAGTATACTCATAAGGAGATAGCAGAAATGCTAAATACCAAAGAAAGTACTATTAGAAATCAATTTAGAAGAGGAAAACAACAACTATTAAAATTGATTAAAAAACAAGATTTATGA
- the nadC gene encoding carboxylating nicotinate-nucleotide diphosphorylase, producing MITEAQFQNELDLIIKNAIREDIGDGDHTSLSCIPADAEGKAKLLVKDTGVIAGVEFAKQVFSYVDADLQVETFITDGENVKFGDIVFHVSGKSRSILMAERLVLNAMQRMSAIATKTAFFANLLKGTGTKVLDTRKTTPGIRVLEKWAVKIGGGENHRFALYDMVMIKDNHIDFAGGITAAITKTKKYLAEKNLDIKIIVEARSLKEIEEILSNEGVYRILIDNFNYEDTRKAVALIGDKCLTESSGGINEDTIRKYAECGVDFISSGALTHSVYNLDLSLKAI from the coding sequence ATGATTACAGAAGCACAATTTCAAAACGAGTTAGACTTAATTATAAAAAATGCCATTAGAGAAGATATAGGAGATGGAGATCATACCTCACTTTCTTGTATTCCTGCAGATGCAGAAGGCAAAGCAAAGTTATTGGTTAAAGATACAGGAGTTATTGCTGGTGTAGAATTTGCAAAACAGGTTTTTTCTTATGTTGATGCAGATTTGCAAGTAGAAACTTTTATAACTGATGGTGAAAATGTAAAATTTGGCGATATTGTTTTTCATGTTTCTGGTAAATCTAGATCTATTTTAATGGCAGAGCGTTTGGTGTTAAATGCCATGCAAAGAATGTCTGCAATAGCAACTAAAACTGCATTTTTTGCTAACCTGTTAAAAGGTACAGGTACTAAGGTTTTAGATACCAGAAAAACAACACCAGGAATTAGAGTTTTAGAAAAATGGGCTGTAAAAATTGGTGGAGGAGAAAATCATAGATTTGCCTTGTATGATATGGTTATGATAAAAGACAATCATATAGATTTTGCTGGAGGAATTACAGCAGCAATAACTAAAACTAAAAAATACTTAGCTGAAAAAAACTTAGATATTAAAATTATTGTAGAAGCTAGAAGTTTGAAAGAAATTGAGGAAATTTTATCGAATGAAGGTGTTTACAGAATTCTTATTGACAATTTTAATTATGAAGATACTAGAAAAGCAGTAGCATTAATTGGCGATAAATGTTTAACGGAATCTTCAGGAGGAATTAATGAAGATACGATTAGAAAATATGCAGAATGTGGAGTAGATTTTATTTCCTCAGGTGCTTTAACACACTCCGTTTATAATTTGGATTTGAGTTTAAAAGCCATTTAA